A genome region from Mastacembelus armatus chromosome 8, fMasArm1.2, whole genome shotgun sequence includes the following:
- the mybpc2a gene encoding myosin binding protein Ca isoform X3, giving the protein MTDRDGPTAAKGDKTAAAPADKKERPAEEEEEHVPGEGPQQSELTGLFVVKPESATAIKGKDISFVAQVDSSKLTRKPNMKWLKGKWLDLGSKAGKHLQFKESYDRNTKIYTYEMRIIKVVDGDAGGYRCEVTSKDKCDSCTFEVSVQALQVEQQDNILEAFKRSGDAGEDAGDLDFSALLKKREKKQEEPKEEVDVWEILKAAKPCDYEKIAFQYGITDLRGMLKRLKKMKVEPKKSDAFLRKLDPAYSVDKGKKIQLTVEVADPDAPIKWLKNGQEIKPSAKYVFESVGNKRILTINKCNLSDDAAYECVIGEEKCFTEVFVKEPPITITKLLDDVHTVVGEKVEFEVEVSEEGASVKWMKDGVELNRETAGSKYRFKKDGKRHILIINEATKEDIGMYHVFTNGGESKAELEVEDKELEVLQSIADLTVKAAEQAVFKCEVSDEKVTGKWFKDGVEVQPSDHIKITHVGRTHKLTIDDVKPSDAGDYTFVPDGYALSLSAKLNFLEIKIDYVPRQDPPKIHLDTSSTGNKNTITVVAGNKLRLDVEITGEPAPTVCWMKGDKVVAEAEGRVRVESRKALSSFVIEGAEKEDEGHYSITVTNPAGEDKAELFVKIVDVPNPPENVKCTSVGEDSAMITWDPPAFDGGVPIKGYLMERKKVGSSRWTKLNFDVFESTTYEAKKMIEGVLYEMRVFAVNGIGISQPSANSKPFMPIAPTSEPTRLTVDDVTDTTCALKWRPPEKIGAGGIDGYIIEYCKEGSDQWVQANEDPVSKTQYRVKGLPVGEKMLFRVVAVNIAGRSPPTILSQAVTIREIMEHPKIRLPRHLRTKFIKVVGEKVNLFIPFQGKPRPIVTWFKDGILLEDKTVGTRTSDVDTILFIRSAERIHSGKYTLSVQIENMSDSADIDIQIVEKPGPPIPVRVTDVWGFNAALEWKPPKDNGNCEIIGYTIQKSDMKTKEWFTVYEHNRRPSCTVSDLVMGNEYSFRVFSENICGLSDEPGISKNTAVITKTGLVHKLPPFKEMDINCSPKFTAPLVDRSVVAGYTTAISCAVRGHPKIIWMKNNMIIGEDPKFRMQNNQGVLTLNIRKASLFDGGRYSCRAVNAHGQAEVECKLEVRVVQEKGEEAKK; this is encoded by the exons agcATGTGCCCGGAGAGGGTCCTCAGCAGTCCGAGCTGACCGGCCTGTTTGTGGTGAAGCCGGAGAGTGCCACAGCAATAAAAG GCAAGGACATCTCGTTTGTTGCTCAAGTGGACTCTTCAAAACTGACGAGGAAGCCAAACATGAAGTGGCTGAAGGGGAAGTGGCTCGACCTGGGCAGCAAAGCCGGAAAGCACCTGCAGTTCAAAGAGTCCTATGACAGGAACACCAAG ATCTACACTTACGAGATGAGAATCATCAAAGTAGTGGATGGAGACGCAGGTGGCTACCGCTGCGAGGTCACCTCCAAAGACAAGTGCGACAGCTGCACATTCGAGGTGTCTGTGCAGG CTTTACAAGTGGAGCAGCAGGACAACATCTTGGAGGCATTTAAGCGATC TGGAGATGCAGGTGAGGATGCTGGTGATCTAGACTTCAGTGCTCTGCTCAAGAAAAG GgagaagaaacaggaggagcCCAAAGAAGAAGTGGATGTATGGGAAATCTTAAAGGCGGCCAAGCCCTGCGACTATGAGAAGATTGCCTTCCAGTATGGCATCACGGACCTGAGGGGCATGCTGAAGAGGCTGAAGAAGATGAAGGTGGAGCCCAAAAAGAGTGACG CTTTCCTGAGGAAACTGGATCCAGCCTACTCTGTGGACAAAGGCAAGAAGATCCAGCTCACTGTGGAAGTGGCTGACCCTGACGCTCCTATCAAGTGGCTGAAAAACGGACAGGAAATCAAACCATCAGCCAA GTATGTGTTTGAGAGCGTGGGCAACAAGCGGATACTCACTATCAACAAGTGCAACCTGTCGGATGACGCAGCATACGAGTGCGTGATTGGGGAGGAGAAGTGCTTTACGGAGGTTTTTGTCAAAG AGCCTCCAATCACCATCACCAAGCTGCTGGATGATGTCCACACCGTGGTGGGTGAGAAGGTCGAGTTTGAGGTGGAAGTGTCCGAGGAAGGCGCCAGCGTCAAATG GATGAAAGACGGAGTTGAGCTGAATAGAGAAACTGCAGGTTCAAAGTACAGATTTAAAAAGGATGGGAAGAGGCATATTTTGATCATAAATGAAGCTACAAAGGAGGATATTGGAATGTACCATGTCTTCACCAACGGTGGAGAGTCGAAGGCAGAGCTAGAGGTTGAAG ATAAGGAGCTGGAGGTTCTGCAGAGCATAGCTGACCTGACAGTGAAGGCTGCTGAACAGGCTGTGTTCAAGTGCGAAGTGTCAGATGAAAAAGTGACGGGGAAATGGTTTAAGGACGGTGTCGAAGTCCAGCCAAGTGATCATATCAAAATAACCCACGTTGGAAG GACCCACAAGCTGACAATTGATGACGTGAAGCCTTCGGATGCTGGAGATTATACCTTTGTCCCTGATGGctatgctctctctctctctgcaaaGCTCAACTTCTTGG AGATCAAGATTGACTATGTTCCCCGACAAG ATCCTCCCAAAATCCACCTGGACACCAGCAGCACCGGCAACAAGAACACCATTACTGTGGTGGCTGGAAACAAACTTCGCCTTGACGTTGAGATCACAGGAGAACCGGCCCCCACTGTGTGCTGGATGAAAGGAGATAAA GTTGTGGCTGAGGCCGAGGGACGGGTTCGTGTGGAGTCGAGGAAGGCCCTGAGCAGTTTTGTAATCGAGGGGGCGGAGAAAGAGGATGAGGGCCACTACTCTATCACTGTGACTAACCCTGCTGGAGAGGACAAAGCTGAACTCTTTGTCAAGATTGTGG ATGTGCCCAACCCTCCTGAGAATGTCAAATGCACATCAGTTGGCGAGGACTCTGCCATGATCACATGGGACCCTCCTGCATTTGACGGTGGAGTTCCCATTAAAG GGTACCTAATGGAGAGGAAGAAGGTCGGCTCGTCCAGATGGACCAAACTCAACTTTGACGTGTTTGAGTCCACAACATACGAGGCTAAGAAGATGATTGAAGGTGTACTTTATGAGATGAGAGTGTTTGCAGTCAACGGCATTGGCATCTCTCAGCCCAGTGCAAACTCAAAGCCCTTCATGCCCATTG CCCCCACCAGTGAGCCCACTCGTCTCACGGTGGATGATGTGACAGACACTACCTGTGCACTCAAGTGGCGTCCTCCAGAGAAAATTGGAGCAGGCGGCATCGATGGTTACATCATTGAGTACTGCAAAGAAGGAA GTGACCAGTGGGTGCAGGCTAATGAGGACCCAGTGTCAAAGACCCAGTACAGAGTGAAGGGTCTCCCAGTGGGGGAGAAGATGCTGTTCAGAGTGGTGGCTGTCAACATCGCTGGGCGCAGCCCCCCTACCATTCTCTCCCAGGCTGTCACTATCAGAGAGATCATGG AGCATCCAAAGATCCGCCTGCCTCGCCATCTAAGAACCAAGTTTATCAAGGTTGTGGGTGAAAAGGTGAACTTATTCATCCCCTTCCAG GGTAAGCCTCGCCCTATCGTGACTTGGTTCAAGGATGGAATTCTCCTAGAGGACAAAACGGTGGGAACTCGTACCAGTGACGTGGATACCATCCTCTTCATCCGCTCTGCAGAGAGAATCCACTCTGGAAAGTACACGCTGTCTGTTCAGATTGAGAACATGTCGGACAGCGCCGACATAGACATCCAGATTGTAG AAAAGCCTGGTCCACCCATCCCGGTGCGTGTCACAGATGTCTGGGGTTTCAATGCTGCGCTGGAGTGGAAGCCGCCCAAAGATAACGGCAACTGTGAGATTATCGGCTACACCATTCAAAAGTCTGACATGAAGACTAAG GAGTGGTTCACGGTCTATGAGCACAACCGCAGGCCCAGCTGCACTGTGTCCGACCTGGTCATGGGGAACGAGTATTCCTTCCGAGTATTCAGCGAAAACATCTGTGGCCTCAGCGACGAGCCAGGCATCAGCAAGAACACCGCCGTCATTACCAAAACAG GTTTGGTCCATAAGCTTCCACCCTTCAAAGAGATGGATATAAACTGCTCCCCCAAGTTCACAGCACCCCTGGTGGACAGAAGTGTGGTTGCAGGTTACACAACCGCCATCAGCTGTGCGGTCCGTGGACACCCCAAG ATCATTTGGATGAAGAACAACATGATCATCGGCGAAGACCCCAAGTTCCGGATGCAGAACAACCAGGGTGTGCTGACCCTGAATATCCGCAAGGCGAGCCTGTTCGATGGTGGCAGATATTCCTGCAGGGCCGTCAATGCTCACGGACAAGCCGAGGTGGAGTGCAAGCTCGAAGTTCGAG TCGTacaagaaaaaggagaggaggcGAAGAAATAA
- the mybpc2a gene encoding myosin binding protein Ca isoform X1, producing MTDRDGPTAAKGDKTAAAPADKKERPAEEEEEHVPGEGPQQSELTGLFVVKPESATAIKGKDISFVAQVDSSKLTRKPNMKWLKGKWLDLGSKAGKHLQFKESYDRNTKIYTYEMRIIKVVDGDAGGYRCEVTSKDKCDSCTFEVSVQALQVEQQDNILEAFKRSGDAGEDAGDLDFSALLKKREKKQEEPKEEVDVWEILKAAKPCDYEKIAFQYGITDLRGMLKRLKKMKVEPKKSDAFLRKLDPAYSVDKGKKIQLTVEVADPDAPIKWLKNGQEIKPSAKYVFESVGNKRILTINKCNLSDDAAYECVIGEEKCFTEVFVKEPPITITKLLDDVHTVVGEKVEFEVEVSEEGASVKWMKDGVELNRETAGSKYRFKKDGKRHILIINEATKEDIGMYHVFTNGGESKAELEVEDKELEVLQSIADLTVKAAEQAVFKCEVSDEKVTGKWFKDGVEVQPSDHIKITHVGRTHKLTIDDVKPSDAGDYTFVPDGYALSLSAKLNFLEIKIDYVPRQDPPKIHLDTSSTGNKNTITVVAGNKLRLDVEITGEPAPTVCWMKGDKVVAEAEGRVRVESRKALSSFVIEGAEKEDEGHYSITVTNPAGEDKAELFVKIVDVPNPPENVKCTSVGEDSAMITWDPPAFDGGVPIKGYLMERKKVGSSRWTKLNFDVFESTTYEAKKMIEGVLYEMRVFAVNGIGISQPSANSKPFMPIAPTSEPTRLTVDDVTDTTCALKWRPPEKIGAGGIDGYIIEYCKEGSDQWVQANEDPVSKTQYRVKGLPVGEKMLFRVVAVNIAGRSPPTILSQAVTIREIMEHPKIRLPRHLRTKFIKVVGEKVNLFIPFQGKPRPIVTWFKDGILLEDKTVGTRTSDVDTILFIRSAERIHSGKYTLSVQIENMSDSADIDIQIVEKPGPPIPVRVTDVWGFNAALEWKPPKDNGNCEIIGYTIQKSDMKTKEWFTVYEHNRRPSCTVSDLVMGNEYSFRVFSENICGLSDEPGISKNTAVITKTGLVHKLPPFKEMDINCSPKFTAPLVDRSVVAGYTTAISCAVRGHPKPQIIWMKNNMIIGEDPKFRMQNNQGVLTLNIRKASLFDGGRYSCRAVNAHGQAEVECKLEVRVVQEKGEEAKK from the exons agcATGTGCCCGGAGAGGGTCCTCAGCAGTCCGAGCTGACCGGCCTGTTTGTGGTGAAGCCGGAGAGTGCCACAGCAATAAAAG GCAAGGACATCTCGTTTGTTGCTCAAGTGGACTCTTCAAAACTGACGAGGAAGCCAAACATGAAGTGGCTGAAGGGGAAGTGGCTCGACCTGGGCAGCAAAGCCGGAAAGCACCTGCAGTTCAAAGAGTCCTATGACAGGAACACCAAG ATCTACACTTACGAGATGAGAATCATCAAAGTAGTGGATGGAGACGCAGGTGGCTACCGCTGCGAGGTCACCTCCAAAGACAAGTGCGACAGCTGCACATTCGAGGTGTCTGTGCAGG CTTTACAAGTGGAGCAGCAGGACAACATCTTGGAGGCATTTAAGCGATC TGGAGATGCAGGTGAGGATGCTGGTGATCTAGACTTCAGTGCTCTGCTCAAGAAAAG GgagaagaaacaggaggagcCCAAAGAAGAAGTGGATGTATGGGAAATCTTAAAGGCGGCCAAGCCCTGCGACTATGAGAAGATTGCCTTCCAGTATGGCATCACGGACCTGAGGGGCATGCTGAAGAGGCTGAAGAAGATGAAGGTGGAGCCCAAAAAGAGTGACG CTTTCCTGAGGAAACTGGATCCAGCCTACTCTGTGGACAAAGGCAAGAAGATCCAGCTCACTGTGGAAGTGGCTGACCCTGACGCTCCTATCAAGTGGCTGAAAAACGGACAGGAAATCAAACCATCAGCCAA GTATGTGTTTGAGAGCGTGGGCAACAAGCGGATACTCACTATCAACAAGTGCAACCTGTCGGATGACGCAGCATACGAGTGCGTGATTGGGGAGGAGAAGTGCTTTACGGAGGTTTTTGTCAAAG AGCCTCCAATCACCATCACCAAGCTGCTGGATGATGTCCACACCGTGGTGGGTGAGAAGGTCGAGTTTGAGGTGGAAGTGTCCGAGGAAGGCGCCAGCGTCAAATG GATGAAAGACGGAGTTGAGCTGAATAGAGAAACTGCAGGTTCAAAGTACAGATTTAAAAAGGATGGGAAGAGGCATATTTTGATCATAAATGAAGCTACAAAGGAGGATATTGGAATGTACCATGTCTTCACCAACGGTGGAGAGTCGAAGGCAGAGCTAGAGGTTGAAG ATAAGGAGCTGGAGGTTCTGCAGAGCATAGCTGACCTGACAGTGAAGGCTGCTGAACAGGCTGTGTTCAAGTGCGAAGTGTCAGATGAAAAAGTGACGGGGAAATGGTTTAAGGACGGTGTCGAAGTCCAGCCAAGTGATCATATCAAAATAACCCACGTTGGAAG GACCCACAAGCTGACAATTGATGACGTGAAGCCTTCGGATGCTGGAGATTATACCTTTGTCCCTGATGGctatgctctctctctctctgcaaaGCTCAACTTCTTGG AGATCAAGATTGACTATGTTCCCCGACAAG ATCCTCCCAAAATCCACCTGGACACCAGCAGCACCGGCAACAAGAACACCATTACTGTGGTGGCTGGAAACAAACTTCGCCTTGACGTTGAGATCACAGGAGAACCGGCCCCCACTGTGTGCTGGATGAAAGGAGATAAA GTTGTGGCTGAGGCCGAGGGACGGGTTCGTGTGGAGTCGAGGAAGGCCCTGAGCAGTTTTGTAATCGAGGGGGCGGAGAAAGAGGATGAGGGCCACTACTCTATCACTGTGACTAACCCTGCTGGAGAGGACAAAGCTGAACTCTTTGTCAAGATTGTGG ATGTGCCCAACCCTCCTGAGAATGTCAAATGCACATCAGTTGGCGAGGACTCTGCCATGATCACATGGGACCCTCCTGCATTTGACGGTGGAGTTCCCATTAAAG GGTACCTAATGGAGAGGAAGAAGGTCGGCTCGTCCAGATGGACCAAACTCAACTTTGACGTGTTTGAGTCCACAACATACGAGGCTAAGAAGATGATTGAAGGTGTACTTTATGAGATGAGAGTGTTTGCAGTCAACGGCATTGGCATCTCTCAGCCCAGTGCAAACTCAAAGCCCTTCATGCCCATTG CCCCCACCAGTGAGCCCACTCGTCTCACGGTGGATGATGTGACAGACACTACCTGTGCACTCAAGTGGCGTCCTCCAGAGAAAATTGGAGCAGGCGGCATCGATGGTTACATCATTGAGTACTGCAAAGAAGGAA GTGACCAGTGGGTGCAGGCTAATGAGGACCCAGTGTCAAAGACCCAGTACAGAGTGAAGGGTCTCCCAGTGGGGGAGAAGATGCTGTTCAGAGTGGTGGCTGTCAACATCGCTGGGCGCAGCCCCCCTACCATTCTCTCCCAGGCTGTCACTATCAGAGAGATCATGG AGCATCCAAAGATCCGCCTGCCTCGCCATCTAAGAACCAAGTTTATCAAGGTTGTGGGTGAAAAGGTGAACTTATTCATCCCCTTCCAG GGTAAGCCTCGCCCTATCGTGACTTGGTTCAAGGATGGAATTCTCCTAGAGGACAAAACGGTGGGAACTCGTACCAGTGACGTGGATACCATCCTCTTCATCCGCTCTGCAGAGAGAATCCACTCTGGAAAGTACACGCTGTCTGTTCAGATTGAGAACATGTCGGACAGCGCCGACATAGACATCCAGATTGTAG AAAAGCCTGGTCCACCCATCCCGGTGCGTGTCACAGATGTCTGGGGTTTCAATGCTGCGCTGGAGTGGAAGCCGCCCAAAGATAACGGCAACTGTGAGATTATCGGCTACACCATTCAAAAGTCTGACATGAAGACTAAG GAGTGGTTCACGGTCTATGAGCACAACCGCAGGCCCAGCTGCACTGTGTCCGACCTGGTCATGGGGAACGAGTATTCCTTCCGAGTATTCAGCGAAAACATCTGTGGCCTCAGCGACGAGCCAGGCATCAGCAAGAACACCGCCGTCATTACCAAAACAG GTTTGGTCCATAAGCTTCCACCCTTCAAAGAGATGGATATAAACTGCTCCCCCAAGTTCACAGCACCCCTGGTGGACAGAAGTGTGGTTGCAGGTTACACAACCGCCATCAGCTGTGCGGTCCGTGGACACCCCAAG CCACAGATCATTTGGATGAAGAACAACATGATCATCGGCGAAGACCCCAAGTTCCGGATGCAGAACAACCAGGGTGTGCTGACCCTGAATATCCGCAAGGCGAGCCTGTTCGATGGTGGCAGATATTCCTGCAGGGCCGTCAATGCTCACGGACAAGCCGAGGTGGAGTGCAAGCTCGAAGTTCGAG TCGTacaagaaaaaggagaggaggcGAAGAAATAA
- the mybpc2a gene encoding myosin binding protein Ca isoform X4, with the protein MTDRDGPTAAKGDKTAAAPADKKEHVPGEGPQQSELTGLFVVKPESATAIKGKDISFVAQVDSSKLTRKPNMKWLKGKWLDLGSKAGKHLQFKESYDRNTKIYTYEMRIIKVVDGDAGGYRCEVTSKDKCDSCTFEVSVQALQVEQQDNILEAFKRSGDAGEDAGDLDFSALLKKREKKQEEPKEEVDVWEILKAAKPCDYEKIAFQYGITDLRGMLKRLKKMKVEPKKSDAFLRKLDPAYSVDKGKKIQLTVEVADPDAPIKWLKNGQEIKPSAKYVFESVGNKRILTINKCNLSDDAAYECVIGEEKCFTEVFVKEPPITITKLLDDVHTVVGEKVEFEVEVSEEGASVKWMKDGVELNRETAGSKYRFKKDGKRHILIINEATKEDIGMYHVFTNGGESKAELEVEDKELEVLQSIADLTVKAAEQAVFKCEVSDEKVTGKWFKDGVEVQPSDHIKITHVGRTHKLTIDDVKPSDAGDYTFVPDGYALSLSAKLNFLEIKIDYVPRQDPPKIHLDTSSTGNKNTITVVAGNKLRLDVEITGEPAPTVCWMKGDKVVAEAEGRVRVESRKALSSFVIEGAEKEDEGHYSITVTNPAGEDKAELFVKIVDVPNPPENVKCTSVGEDSAMITWDPPAFDGGVPIKGYLMERKKVGSSRWTKLNFDVFESTTYEAKKMIEGVLYEMRVFAVNGIGISQPSANSKPFMPIAPTSEPTRLTVDDVTDTTCALKWRPPEKIGAGGIDGYIIEYCKEGSDQWVQANEDPVSKTQYRVKGLPVGEKMLFRVVAVNIAGRSPPTILSQAVTIREIMEHPKIRLPRHLRTKFIKVVGEKVNLFIPFQGKPRPIVTWFKDGILLEDKTVGTRTSDVDTILFIRSAERIHSGKYTLSVQIENMSDSADIDIQIVEKPGPPIPVRVTDVWGFNAALEWKPPKDNGNCEIIGYTIQKSDMKTKEWFTVYEHNRRPSCTVSDLVMGNEYSFRVFSENICGLSDEPGISKNTAVITKTGLVHKLPPFKEMDINCSPKFTAPLVDRSVVAGYTTAISCAVRGHPKPQIIWMKNNMIIGEDPKFRMQNNQGVLTLNIRKASLFDGGRYSCRAVNAHGQAEVECKLEVRVVQEKGEEAKK; encoded by the exons agcATGTGCCCGGAGAGGGTCCTCAGCAGTCCGAGCTGACCGGCCTGTTTGTGGTGAAGCCGGAGAGTGCCACAGCAATAAAAG GCAAGGACATCTCGTTTGTTGCTCAAGTGGACTCTTCAAAACTGACGAGGAAGCCAAACATGAAGTGGCTGAAGGGGAAGTGGCTCGACCTGGGCAGCAAAGCCGGAAAGCACCTGCAGTTCAAAGAGTCCTATGACAGGAACACCAAG ATCTACACTTACGAGATGAGAATCATCAAAGTAGTGGATGGAGACGCAGGTGGCTACCGCTGCGAGGTCACCTCCAAAGACAAGTGCGACAGCTGCACATTCGAGGTGTCTGTGCAGG CTTTACAAGTGGAGCAGCAGGACAACATCTTGGAGGCATTTAAGCGATC TGGAGATGCAGGTGAGGATGCTGGTGATCTAGACTTCAGTGCTCTGCTCAAGAAAAG GgagaagaaacaggaggagcCCAAAGAAGAAGTGGATGTATGGGAAATCTTAAAGGCGGCCAAGCCCTGCGACTATGAGAAGATTGCCTTCCAGTATGGCATCACGGACCTGAGGGGCATGCTGAAGAGGCTGAAGAAGATGAAGGTGGAGCCCAAAAAGAGTGACG CTTTCCTGAGGAAACTGGATCCAGCCTACTCTGTGGACAAAGGCAAGAAGATCCAGCTCACTGTGGAAGTGGCTGACCCTGACGCTCCTATCAAGTGGCTGAAAAACGGACAGGAAATCAAACCATCAGCCAA GTATGTGTTTGAGAGCGTGGGCAACAAGCGGATACTCACTATCAACAAGTGCAACCTGTCGGATGACGCAGCATACGAGTGCGTGATTGGGGAGGAGAAGTGCTTTACGGAGGTTTTTGTCAAAG AGCCTCCAATCACCATCACCAAGCTGCTGGATGATGTCCACACCGTGGTGGGTGAGAAGGTCGAGTTTGAGGTGGAAGTGTCCGAGGAAGGCGCCAGCGTCAAATG GATGAAAGACGGAGTTGAGCTGAATAGAGAAACTGCAGGTTCAAAGTACAGATTTAAAAAGGATGGGAAGAGGCATATTTTGATCATAAATGAAGCTACAAAGGAGGATATTGGAATGTACCATGTCTTCACCAACGGTGGAGAGTCGAAGGCAGAGCTAGAGGTTGAAG ATAAGGAGCTGGAGGTTCTGCAGAGCATAGCTGACCTGACAGTGAAGGCTGCTGAACAGGCTGTGTTCAAGTGCGAAGTGTCAGATGAAAAAGTGACGGGGAAATGGTTTAAGGACGGTGTCGAAGTCCAGCCAAGTGATCATATCAAAATAACCCACGTTGGAAG GACCCACAAGCTGACAATTGATGACGTGAAGCCTTCGGATGCTGGAGATTATACCTTTGTCCCTGATGGctatgctctctctctctctgcaaaGCTCAACTTCTTGG AGATCAAGATTGACTATGTTCCCCGACAAG ATCCTCCCAAAATCCACCTGGACACCAGCAGCACCGGCAACAAGAACACCATTACTGTGGTGGCTGGAAACAAACTTCGCCTTGACGTTGAGATCACAGGAGAACCGGCCCCCACTGTGTGCTGGATGAAAGGAGATAAA GTTGTGGCTGAGGCCGAGGGACGGGTTCGTGTGGAGTCGAGGAAGGCCCTGAGCAGTTTTGTAATCGAGGGGGCGGAGAAAGAGGATGAGGGCCACTACTCTATCACTGTGACTAACCCTGCTGGAGAGGACAAAGCTGAACTCTTTGTCAAGATTGTGG ATGTGCCCAACCCTCCTGAGAATGTCAAATGCACATCAGTTGGCGAGGACTCTGCCATGATCACATGGGACCCTCCTGCATTTGACGGTGGAGTTCCCATTAAAG GGTACCTAATGGAGAGGAAGAAGGTCGGCTCGTCCAGATGGACCAAACTCAACTTTGACGTGTTTGAGTCCACAACATACGAGGCTAAGAAGATGATTGAAGGTGTACTTTATGAGATGAGAGTGTTTGCAGTCAACGGCATTGGCATCTCTCAGCCCAGTGCAAACTCAAAGCCCTTCATGCCCATTG CCCCCACCAGTGAGCCCACTCGTCTCACGGTGGATGATGTGACAGACACTACCTGTGCACTCAAGTGGCGTCCTCCAGAGAAAATTGGAGCAGGCGGCATCGATGGTTACATCATTGAGTACTGCAAAGAAGGAA GTGACCAGTGGGTGCAGGCTAATGAGGACCCAGTGTCAAAGACCCAGTACAGAGTGAAGGGTCTCCCAGTGGGGGAGAAGATGCTGTTCAGAGTGGTGGCTGTCAACATCGCTGGGCGCAGCCCCCCTACCATTCTCTCCCAGGCTGTCACTATCAGAGAGATCATGG AGCATCCAAAGATCCGCCTGCCTCGCCATCTAAGAACCAAGTTTATCAAGGTTGTGGGTGAAAAGGTGAACTTATTCATCCCCTTCCAG GGTAAGCCTCGCCCTATCGTGACTTGGTTCAAGGATGGAATTCTCCTAGAGGACAAAACGGTGGGAACTCGTACCAGTGACGTGGATACCATCCTCTTCATCCGCTCTGCAGAGAGAATCCACTCTGGAAAGTACACGCTGTCTGTTCAGATTGAGAACATGTCGGACAGCGCCGACATAGACATCCAGATTGTAG AAAAGCCTGGTCCACCCATCCCGGTGCGTGTCACAGATGTCTGGGGTTTCAATGCTGCGCTGGAGTGGAAGCCGCCCAAAGATAACGGCAACTGTGAGATTATCGGCTACACCATTCAAAAGTCTGACATGAAGACTAAG GAGTGGTTCACGGTCTATGAGCACAACCGCAGGCCCAGCTGCACTGTGTCCGACCTGGTCATGGGGAACGAGTATTCCTTCCGAGTATTCAGCGAAAACATCTGTGGCCTCAGCGACGAGCCAGGCATCAGCAAGAACACCGCCGTCATTACCAAAACAG GTTTGGTCCATAAGCTTCCACCCTTCAAAGAGATGGATATAAACTGCTCCCCCAAGTTCACAGCACCCCTGGTGGACAGAAGTGTGGTTGCAGGTTACACAACCGCCATCAGCTGTGCGGTCCGTGGACACCCCAAG CCACAGATCATTTGGATGAAGAACAACATGATCATCGGCGAAGACCCCAAGTTCCGGATGCAGAACAACCAGGGTGTGCTGACCCTGAATATCCGCAAGGCGAGCCTGTTCGATGGTGGCAGATATTCCTGCAGGGCCGTCAATGCTCACGGACAAGCCGAGGTGGAGTGCAAGCTCGAAGTTCGAG TCGTacaagaaaaaggagaggaggcGAAGAAATAA